CAAAGCGGAGATAGCATTTTTTAAGACAGAGAAATCCTGTTTGCCGGGATTGCCAGATTTTTCCGGAATTTGGTTGAATTTATCCGGCTCCAAATTTACATAGCGGGATTTCTGCTTCAGAAAACTGAGACATTTATTGTGCGCAGTTTTGTAAGTATAGGCAAGGGCAGTGTTTTCATCAATGCGTTCCAGATTTTGGTAAACCGCCAGGAAAACATTCTGCACGATGTCTAAGGCATCCTGCTCATTAGCACATATAGTTAGAACATAATGATAGATGCGCTTTTCGTTGGTTGTTAAAAATGCCTCAAAGTGTTCTTTTTTCATTTCGCTTATTTTTTTCTTTTTTTCTATTCTCTTAATTTCTGTTGTGCAAAAAACAGACCAAACCTGCAATAAAACTTGCTAATGTAGCCGGAACTTATTGTTATTCCGGAGGGTTGACCTCCTGGTCAACCACCCTAATTGCTATTTTCTACTGAACGACGAGGACATTATCTTCCGGAGGGTTGACCTCCTGGTCAACCACCCTAATTGCTATTTTCGTTACCGAAAAAACCTTGTTTCTTTTGAACGACGAGGACGTCGTTCTTCCGGATAAAAAACCCTGGTAGCAATTGAACGATGAGGACTTCATCTTCCGGAGGGTTGACCTCCTGGTCAACCACCCTGATTGCTATTTTCTACTGAACGACGAGGACATTGTCCTCCGGAGGGTTGACCTCCTGGTCAACCACCCTGATTGCTATTTTCTGCTGAACGACGAGGACATTGTTCTTCCTGTTTTTTCAAAACTACCCAAAAACAAACCTTGACCAATTTCTACATTTTCAATTACAAGTATCAGCTAAGATGATTAATAAAAGCATTGTTTATCTCTCCCGCAAATACTTAAGCGGACGCAAAAGCAAAGGCATCGGCAAAACGCATTATCTTTGCCTGATTGGTATTACTTTGGGCGTTTTAGCTCTGCTTTGTGTAACTTCCGTAATGAATGGTTTTCGTTCCGATATCTATAACAGGATCACCGGCACTTTTTCTCAGGTTCGCATTACAGCAGATGCCGGAGCCACCGTTAAGGACTATCCTGTTCTCTGTAACCAGTTGCAAGATATGAAATTTGCTGCCAGTCCCGTAATTCGCAATGAACTTTTATTAAAATCAGGGCAGGTTATTTTACCGACATTGTGTTTTGGTATTGAACCTGATAGACACAAAAAAGTTTCTTCCCTGTTGCGGATAGCGGATAATCCGCACAGAGAAATAATCCAGGGCATTTTAGCGGGAGATATTGTTCCCGAAACATTTAACGCTTCAGGAATTGCTTTAGGGGCTGGTTTAGCTTCTCAATTGGGGGTATATTTGGGAGATGAAATTCAGGTTTTATCTCCTGTTTTCAATATTCCAACCGCTTTTGGAATGATCCCTCATATTCGTTTTCTGAAAGTGCAGGCAATCTTTGCGGCAGGAATGCCCGAATACGACCAAAATTTCAGTTTTATGAGCATAAACACGGCTGCCTTTTTTGCTTCCTATTCGCCTGGTGAAGCGGATTATATTGAAGTGAAACCTGTTACAACCTCTTTATCCAAGAACATTATGTCCTCTCTAAAAAAGAGCTTTCCGGGTTATCAGATTGAGGATTGGAGCAGTTTTGATCCCAATCTCTATGCTGCCATCCGCTTTGAAAAATTCCTGATGTTTGTAATTATGCTTTTTATGTTTATCATCGCCAGCTTTAATTTAACGGGAAACCTGCTGAAAACTATTTCCCAAAAGAAACGGGAACTGGGGCTGCTAAAGGCATTGGGCTTAACCGATAAAGACCTGCAGGGCTTATTTTTGTTGCAGGCGCTTTTTTTATGTTCCGTAGGAATTATAGTTGGGCTTAGTTTGGGCTCGTTTTTACTGCTCATCCAAAAATATACGGGAATTATAAAATTGGGTTCTGGCAGCGGCGAGGCAATTATTCTTCCCGTGAAATTTTTGTTCACAGATTATGCCCTGATAGTC
The Candidatus Cloacimonas sp. DNA segment above includes these coding regions:
- a CDS encoding sigma-70 family RNA polymerase sigma factor, producing the protein MKKEHFEAFLTTNEKRIYHYVLTICANEQDALDIVQNVFLAVYQNLERIDENTALAYTYKTAHNKCLSFLKQKSRYVNLEPDKFNQIPEKSGNPGKQDFSVLKNAISALPPRLAAVIQLQYYEKMSYKEISATLGISIKAVESLLVRAKRILRKKVLQDSEQGRV
- a CDS encoding FtsX-like permease family protein produces the protein MINKSIVYLSRKYLSGRKSKGIGKTHYLCLIGITLGVLALLCVTSVMNGFRSDIYNRITGTFSQVRITADAGATVKDYPVLCNQLQDMKFAASPVIRNELLLKSGQVILPTLCFGIEPDRHKKVSSLLRIADNPHREIIQGILAGDIVPETFNASGIALGAGLASQLGVYLGDEIQVLSPVFNIPTAFGMIPHIRFLKVQAIFAAGMPEYDQNFSFMSINTAAFFASYSPGEADYIEVKPVTTSLSKNIMSSLKKSFPGYQIEDWSSFDPNLYAAIRFEKFLMFVIMLFMFIIASFNLTGNLLKTISQKKRELGLLKALGLTDKDLQGLFLLQALFLCSVGIIVGLSLGSFLLLIQKYTGIIKLGSGSGEAIILPVKFLFTDYALIVVVAYIITILSVLLPLKRLSKINAVELIKRAV